A window from Polynucleobacter sp. MWH-UH25E encodes these proteins:
- the ispE gene encoding 4-(cytidine 5'-diphospho)-2-C-methyl-D-erythritol kinase, with translation MSEVIHDKLILQSPAKLNLFLHIVGRRPDGYHLLQSAFQLIDWCDTITLKRISENEIRHANPIPGVLPENDLVVRAASLLKDFCQIKAGVEIHLKKEIPMGAGLGGGSSDAATTLIGLNKLWGLDLDTNTLCKLGLQLGADVPFFIFGKNAFVEGIGEKMQEIGLDQCDFLVIFPKQGIPTIRIFQDPQLTRDHGQITMEGFLASPWSSLSNDCQAVAMRICPEVKQALNWISQAIPGSEPRMSGSGSSVFALLDPKIEREKLENLLQNLPKGWKGRVVRGLNKNPAYNLISSD, from the coding sequence ATGAGTGAAGTCATTCACGACAAACTAATACTGCAATCCCCTGCTAAGCTCAATTTGTTTTTACATATTGTGGGCCGCAGACCTGATGGATATCACTTACTGCAATCAGCCTTTCAGCTAATCGATTGGTGCGACACGATTACGCTAAAGCGAATTTCTGAAAATGAAATTCGTCATGCAAATCCAATCCCAGGTGTTCTGCCAGAAAATGATCTTGTAGTGCGGGCAGCTTCGCTCTTGAAAGATTTTTGCCAGATCAAAGCTGGGGTAGAAATTCACCTCAAAAAAGAAATTCCAATGGGTGCCGGCTTAGGGGGAGGATCATCCGATGCGGCTACAACTTTAATTGGCTTAAACAAACTCTGGGGCCTCGATCTCGATACAAATACGCTTTGCAAATTGGGTCTCCAACTTGGGGCTGACGTTCCCTTCTTTATTTTTGGCAAAAATGCTTTTGTTGAAGGCATTGGAGAAAAAATGCAAGAAATCGGCCTGGATCAGTGTGATTTTTTGGTGATCTTCCCCAAACAAGGCATCCCAACTATTCGCATCTTCCAGGACCCTCAATTGACCAGAGATCACGGTCAGATTACAATGGAGGGCTTTCTTGCATCGCCATGGTCCAGTCTTTCAAATGATTGTCAGGCAGTAGCGATGCGGATATGTCCTGAAGTGAAGCAAGCTTTGAATTGGATTAGTCAGGCAATACCGGGGTCTGAACCCCGTATGTCAGGCTCTGGAAGTAGCGTTTTTGCCCTCTTAGACCCTAAGATCGAACGCGAAAAACTGGAAAATCTTCTACAAAATCTTCCTAAAGGGTGGAAAGGTCGGGTTGTTCGGGGGCTAAACAAAAATCCCGCTTACAATTTGATTTCTTCAGATTGA
- a CDS encoding outer membrane lipoprotein LolB, protein MSKLSLFSIAILTGGALLMGSVRAQTDETSTGQAVFEVLASEIALQRGEAGLAYNTYMEMARQYKDPRLAQRAMEIGIAGGSPELALQAAKVWDSLAPASDTKPKEVFITLLILNNRWSDAVKPAISLLRQQTPAQQENTLLQLQALLSKAKDESEALRAFYEISSNAKLSPKNLSLLYTYAMSAEKVGRVDVMEKTLREILRKSPNDVNALNALGYSLADRNTKLPEAFTLINKAHQLSPQDAFILDSLGWVNFRLGKNALALEQLQQAFRMKPEADIAAHTGEVLWSMGRKAEAEAMWQEGQKLDANNATLQETLKRLKPDWLSPTQALKGSWDGRFAVKVTGLTDAQNQGGSGGFTLVQDNLKDTLEIRNPVGGAIAKITITPGEATLERDGQITSAIDADTLVQNTLGLPLPARGLSNWLRGETRPGSEASVERNNKGQVSEIRQDGWNLRYSWSDQNRLDKLTMTRSSNIGSIDIRLVFDQANE, encoded by the coding sequence ATGAGCAAATTGTCACTTTTCTCCATAGCGATCCTCACTGGCGGAGCTTTGCTAATGGGCTCAGTACGAGCTCAGACAGATGAAACATCAACAGGACAAGCAGTCTTTGAAGTTTTAGCCTCTGAAATTGCCTTACAGCGGGGTGAGGCGGGTCTAGCCTACAACACCTACATGGAGATGGCTCGGCAATATAAAGATCCACGCCTTGCTCAGCGGGCAATGGAAATTGGCATTGCAGGGGGCTCGCCTGAGCTCGCCCTACAGGCTGCCAAGGTCTGGGACAGTCTAGCGCCCGCTTCCGATACCAAACCCAAAGAAGTGTTCATCACTCTTCTGATTCTAAATAATCGCTGGTCAGATGCGGTGAAGCCAGCAATTTCCTTGCTACGCCAACAAACACCCGCCCAGCAAGAAAACACTCTTCTACAACTACAAGCGTTATTAAGCAAAGCTAAAGATGAATCCGAGGCATTACGCGCTTTTTATGAAATCTCATCGAATGCAAAACTAAGCCCTAAGAATTTAAGTTTGCTTTATACCTATGCCATGTCAGCCGAGAAAGTTGGTCGGGTTGACGTCATGGAAAAAACTTTGCGAGAGATTTTGCGCAAGAGCCCCAATGATGTGAATGCTCTCAATGCACTTGGCTACTCTCTTGCTGATCGCAATACTAAATTACCCGAAGCATTTACCCTCATTAACAAAGCGCATCAGCTTTCACCTCAAGATGCTTTCATATTAGATAGCTTAGGCTGGGTTAATTTTCGTCTTGGTAAAAATGCGCTTGCATTGGAACAATTACAGCAAGCATTTCGGATGAAACCCGAGGCTGATATTGCCGCACATACTGGTGAAGTATTGTGGTCAATGGGACGAAAAGCTGAAGCAGAAGCCATGTGGCAAGAAGGCCAAAAATTAGACGCCAATAACGCCACCCTTCAAGAAACTTTAAAACGCTTAAAGCCCGACTGGTTAAGCCCAACGCAAGCCCTAAAGGGATCATGGGATGGACGTTTTGCGGTTAAGGTTACCGGCCTCACTGATGCCCAAAATCAAGGGGGCTCTGGTGGCTTTACCCTAGTTCAAGACAACCTCAAAGACACTCTTGAGATTCGCAATCCTGTTGGTGGCGCCATTGCAAAAATAACGATTACCCCAGGAGAAGCAACACTCGAACGTGATGGTCAAATCACCAGCGCTATTGACGCAGATACCTTGGTACAAAACACATTAGGACTTCCATTGCCTGCAAGAGGTTTATCGAATTGGCTAAGGGGAGAAACTCGTCCAGGTAGCGAAGCAAGTGTAGAAAGAAATAACAAGGGGCAAGTAAGCGAAATTCGGCAAGATGGATGGAATTTGCGTTACAGCTGGAGCGATCAGAACCGTCTCGATAAGTTAACGATGACTAGAAGCTCAAACATCGGATCGATTGATATTCGTCTTGTTTTTGATCAAGCAAATGAGTGA
- the mutM gene encoding bifunctional DNA-formamidopyrimidine glycosylase/DNA-(apurinic or apyrimidinic site) lyase, which translates to MPELPEVEVTRLGIAPHLQGRAVTAVQILDGRLRWPVPKNLSKLLLGQKVKDIRRRGKYLLVEFATGTLLIHLGMTGTLRVLPLKEPLKLHDRVILEFGSFSLRLHDPRKFGAVLWHPASNGPIEKNLLLQKLGVEPFSEEFEGEIGAELLYQSSRNRSIAVKQFLLAGQAVVGVGNIYCSESLFKAGIHPAKPAGKLTRPQCSRLAEAVRFILKKAIAAGGSSLKDFVNSDGDPGHFMVQTKVYDRKDQPCKVCKTPIKQIVQGQRSTYFCPTCQKR; encoded by the coding sequence ATGCCAGAACTTCCAGAAGTAGAAGTCACCAGATTGGGAATTGCCCCTCACCTGCAGGGGCGAGCCGTTACCGCCGTCCAGATATTAGATGGGCGCTTACGCTGGCCAGTCCCTAAAAATCTCTCCAAGTTATTGCTTGGGCAAAAGGTGAAGGATATTCGGCGAAGAGGGAAGTACTTATTGGTTGAGTTTGCTACCGGCACTTTATTGATTCATTTGGGTATGACCGGAACTTTAAGGGTGCTTCCACTTAAAGAGCCATTGAAGTTGCATGATCGTGTGATTTTGGAGTTTGGAAGCTTCAGCTTACGCTTGCATGACCCCAGAAAATTTGGAGCGGTTTTATGGCATCCGGCATCAAATGGACCTATAGAGAAAAATTTGTTGCTACAGAAATTAGGTGTTGAGCCTTTTTCCGAAGAGTTTGAAGGTGAGATTGGCGCAGAGTTGCTGTACCAATCTTCTCGCAATCGTAGTATCGCTGTAAAACAATTTTTATTAGCAGGCCAAGCGGTTGTTGGGGTTGGCAATATTTATTGTTCTGAAAGTTTGTTCAAGGCAGGAATCCATCCGGCAAAACCAGCAGGCAAATTAACGCGCCCTCAGTGCTCACGATTGGCCGAGGCGGTACGATTCATTTTGAAAAAAGCAATTGCCGCAGGCGGCAGCAGCCTAAAAGATTTTGTGAATAGTGATGGCGATCCTGGCCATTTCATGGTGCAAACTAAAGTCTACGATCGCAAAGATCAGCCATGCAAGGTGTGTAAAACACCAATTAAACAAATCGTGCAAGGGCAACGATCCACCTATTTCTGCCCCACATGTCAAAAACGTTAA
- the mutY gene encoding A/G-specific adenine glycosylase: protein MSKTLIDLFSQKLITWHSRHGRSGLPWQGKRDPYAVWVSEIMLQQTQVATVLERYPRFMKRFPTVKKLAAAHIDEVLAEWAGLGYYSRARNLHACARQVVNEFNGNFPSDPALLEKLKGIGRSTAGAIAAFAFHVRAPILDANVKRILARLFAVEGPLQNKLVNDGLWSLADKLLPKKPLDMPVYTQALMDFGATWCTSRKPVCIGNEKKCPFEKDCQANLSNQVLSFPQKTVKAKSPEFDCDMLLIRSGNSILLQKRPSKAIWGGLWSLPESAWTAKSDKKRKLPAFKKIFEEALPNENADPWLKACKDVTPGPQIKHVFTHRRLWMQIWGVAASRNLEPKGENLRWVPIRQLGRYGLPQPIKILLQGLNLARDDDLKN from the coding sequence ATGTCAAAAACGTTAATTGATCTGTTTTCACAAAAGTTAATTACTTGGCATTCTCGTCATGGTCGATCTGGCTTGCCTTGGCAGGGCAAACGAGATCCCTACGCTGTCTGGGTTTCAGAAATCATGCTGCAGCAAACACAGGTTGCTACTGTCTTGGAGCGTTATCCCCGTTTCATGAAGCGGTTTCCAACAGTGAAAAAACTAGCTGCTGCACATATTGATGAGGTTTTAGCGGAGTGGGCAGGCTTGGGATATTACTCTCGCGCTCGCAATCTACATGCGTGTGCACGGCAAGTAGTGAATGAGTTCAATGGAAACTTTCCAAGTGATCCTGCTTTGCTTGAAAAGTTGAAAGGGATAGGGCGCTCAACAGCGGGCGCAATTGCTGCATTTGCTTTTCATGTAAGAGCGCCCATTCTGGATGCCAACGTTAAACGTATACTGGCTCGCTTATTTGCAGTAGAAGGGCCGCTACAAAATAAGCTTGTGAATGATGGCCTGTGGAGTTTGGCGGATAAGTTATTGCCAAAGAAGCCTTTAGATATGCCTGTGTATACACAGGCTTTAATGGATTTTGGTGCCACTTGGTGTACATCTCGTAAGCCAGTCTGTATTGGTAACGAGAAAAAATGCCCTTTTGAAAAAGATTGCCAAGCCAATTTGAGTAATCAAGTGCTTTCATTCCCACAAAAGACGGTGAAAGCAAAGTCGCCTGAGTTTGATTGCGATATGTTGCTGATTCGGTCTGGTAATTCCATCCTCTTGCAAAAGCGTCCGAGCAAAGCGATTTGGGGCGGCTTATGGTCTTTGCCAGAATCAGCTTGGACGGCAAAGTCCGATAAAAAGAGAAAGCTGCCAGCGTTCAAAAAGATATTTGAAGAAGCTTTGCCAAATGAAAATGCGGACCCGTGGCTGAAGGCTTGTAAGGATGTAACTCCAGGTCCTCAGATTAAGCATGTCTTTACTCATCGACGATTATGGATGCAGATTTGGGGAGTTGCCGCTTCTCGAAATTTGGAGCCAAAAGGCGAGAATTTACGATGGGTGCCTATTAGGCAGTTGGGTCGTTATGGCTTGCCGCAGCCAATTAAGATTTTGCTACAGGGATTGAATCTAGCTCGCGATGACGATCTAAAAAATTAA
- the rapZ gene encoding RNase adapter RapZ has protein sequence MQINLITGISGSGKSVALRAFEDAGYDCVDNLPVSLLENLIDTLARENSERVAVAIDARRGQSIADLPSILETLKRKHQVRVVFLNADTNTLVQRFSETRRRHPLSSDAKQSQSATLIEAIDKERNLLEPLRAQAHSIDTSNLPAHALRSWIQDLLKDKPVGLTVIFESFGFKKGIPSEADLVFDVRCLPNPHYDKVLRPLTGNDKPVKEFLEKIPEVVSMESDITQFIEKWLPHYIADGRSYLTVAIGCTGGQHRSVYLVNRISEHFRAKKDLNDLQLNFLDRHRELDSIPVAKS, from the coding sequence ATGCAAATCAATCTGATTACCGGAATCTCAGGCTCAGGTAAATCAGTTGCCCTGAGAGCATTCGAGGATGCTGGATACGATTGTGTCGATAACCTTCCTGTTTCTCTATTAGAAAATCTTATCGACACTCTAGCGCGAGAAAACAGTGAGCGAGTAGCCGTAGCAATCGATGCGCGTCGCGGCCAATCTATCGCCGATCTTCCCTCAATTCTTGAAACATTAAAGCGCAAACATCAAGTCAGGGTTGTATTTTTAAATGCTGATACCAATACCTTGGTACAACGATTCTCGGAAACACGACGTCGTCACCCATTATCAAGCGATGCCAAGCAATCCCAATCGGCCACCTTAATTGAGGCTATTGATAAAGAACGGAATCTGCTTGAGCCCTTACGTGCGCAAGCTCATAGCATCGACACCAGCAACCTTCCCGCTCACGCTTTGCGATCTTGGATTCAAGATCTTCTAAAAGATAAGCCTGTCGGGCTCACCGTCATCTTTGAATCCTTTGGTTTTAAAAAGGGTATACCGAGTGAAGCGGACTTAGTTTTTGATGTGCGCTGCCTCCCCAATCCTCACTATGACAAGGTCTTGAGACCACTGACGGGTAACGATAAGCCCGTAAAAGAGTTCTTGGAAAAAATTCCTGAGGTTGTGAGTATGGAAAGCGACATTACCCAATTTATTGAGAAATGGTTGCCCCATTACATTGCAGATGGACGTAGCTACTTAACAGTTGCCATAGGTTGCACTGGTGGACAGCATCGCTCTGTCTATTTAGTTAACCGTATTAGCGAACATTTCCGCGCTAAAAAAGATCTTAACGATTTACAGCTTAATTTTTTAGATCGTCATCGCGAGCTAGATTCAATCCCTGTAGCAAAATCTTAA
- the hprK gene encoding HPr(Ser) kinase/phosphatase, with translation MTQPLLLDGVTAQQIFDDNVSDLKLSWIGGLEGADRTFPPEAVKAAAASSDLVGHLNLIHPSRIQIFGEQEVDYHAALEPKQKQEQIASLISKTPPCVIVADGKNADPDLQLFCQRSSTPLFTTHISAAEVIDHLRTYLTKIGAPQITMHGVFMDILGLGVLLTGESGLGKSELGLELISRGHGLVADDAVDFARLGPDYIEGRCPVILRNLLEVRGLGLLDIRTIFGETAVRRKLKLRLIVQLVRRTDGEFERLPLEAQHVDVLGVPIRTVKIQVAAGRNLAVLVEAAVRNTILQLRGIDTLKEFIERQRIQMNAEADSTKSQGRLL, from the coding sequence ATGACACAGCCATTACTCCTGGATGGAGTAACTGCTCAGCAGATTTTTGATGACAATGTCTCCGATCTCAAGCTGTCTTGGATAGGCGGCCTTGAAGGTGCTGACCGCACCTTTCCACCCGAAGCAGTCAAAGCAGCCGCCGCCAGCTCTGACCTTGTGGGTCACTTAAATCTTATCCATCCAAGCCGTATACAAATTTTTGGTGAGCAAGAAGTTGATTACCACGCAGCCTTAGAGCCCAAACAGAAACAAGAGCAAATTGCGAGCTTAATTTCAAAGACACCGCCTTGCGTGATTGTGGCCGATGGCAAGAATGCTGATCCAGACTTGCAACTATTCTGTCAGCGATCCTCAACACCATTATTTACAACGCATATTTCCGCGGCAGAAGTCATTGACCATTTGCGGACCTATCTCACGAAAATTGGCGCGCCACAAATTACGATGCATGGGGTCTTCATGGACATCCTTGGATTGGGCGTCTTACTTACTGGTGAATCTGGTTTAGGTAAAAGCGAATTAGGTCTTGAGCTCATTTCGCGTGGTCATGGTCTTGTTGCCGATGACGCGGTTGATTTTGCGCGACTTGGACCAGATTACATTGAAGGCCGATGCCCAGTCATTCTCAGAAATCTACTAGAGGTACGCGGTCTCGGCTTGCTCGATATTCGCACCATCTTTGGTGAAACAGCGGTACGCCGTAAATTAAAGCTGCGACTGATCGTTCAATTAGTCCGCAGAACCGATGGTGAATTTGAGCGACTTCCGCTGGAAGCCCAACACGTTGATGTTTTGGGCGTGCCGATTCGTACTGTAAAAATTCAGGTCGCTGCCGGTCGTAACTTGGCCGTTCTTGTTGAAGCAGCGGTACGTAATACCATTTTGCAACTGCGGGGCATTGATACTCTTAAAGAGTTCATTGAACGTCAGCGTATTCAAATGAATGCTGAGGCAGACTCGACAAAGTCCCAAGGGCGCCTGCTGTAA
- a CDS encoding PTS sugar transporter subunit IIA yields MNALTNLFTPDCIALDNPAKNRADAFAAAGALFAKQVGIDASSVIEFLNAREELGSTALGAGVAIPHGRVKGLKQPAAALIRLKDPIEFAAPDGEPVKTLIFLLVPEKATQQHLEILSSIAQLLSDADVRETLSTSTDTTKVCELLQHWGNTK; encoded by the coding sequence ATGAATGCCCTGACTAATCTTTTCACCCCCGACTGCATCGCATTAGACAATCCTGCCAAAAACAGAGCTGATGCGTTTGCAGCCGCTGGAGCACTATTTGCCAAGCAAGTCGGCATCGATGCAAGCTCAGTCATCGAGTTTTTAAACGCTCGTGAAGAATTGGGCTCAACGGCCCTCGGTGCAGGAGTTGCCATACCTCACGGTCGAGTAAAGGGATTAAAGCAACCAGCAGCCGCTTTGATTCGCCTCAAAGACCCGATTGAATTTGCCGCACCCGATGGCGAACCCGTTAAGACCCTCATATTCTTGTTGGTGCCAGAAAAGGCGACGCAGCAACACTTAGAAATCCTCTCCTCGATTGCGCAGCTGTTATCAGATGCGGACGTTCGTGAAACATTGAGCACCTCTACCGATACAACAAAAGTTTGTGAGCTGTTGCAGCATTGGGGCAATACAAAATGA